The Amycolatopsis mongoliensis genome includes a window with the following:
- a CDS encoding response regulator: MSQPILMTVDDDPAVSRSVARDLRRRYGKDYRVIRADSGADALDALREIKLRGDAVAAILADYRMPQMDGIAFLEKAMDLFPHARRALLTAYADTDAAIQAINVVDVDHYLLKPWDPPEEKLYPVIDALVETWRAVGDKPVEEVKLIGHRYNSPSFHLRDFLARNAVPYRWYSVEDDEGRRILQAAEATETDIPVVVTPDGTVLKNPTGGAIADAVGLSTRPAQEFYDLVVIGGGPAGLGAAVYGASEGLRTVLVEKKATGGQAGTSSRIENYLGFPDGVSGAQLTDRARRQAQKFGAEVLTARDVVGLEARGSSRVITFGDGSEIAAHSVILASGVTYRALEADGIEELSGRGVYYGSAATEAPECKGEHVYIVGGANSAGQAAVFFSRHASDVTILVRGASLESSMSHYLIEQIAGIENIHVRTHTTVKQVHGDGHLERLTLCENGVTETVETGHLFIFIGAAPRTDWLGEGIHRDEHGFVCTGPDLLSAGQRPAGWPLDRDPHYLESSIPGVFVAGDVRSQSVKRVASAVGEGAMAVTLVHRYLEEQ; the protein is encoded by the coding sequence GTGAGCCAGCCGATCCTGATGACCGTCGACGACGATCCCGCCGTGTCCCGCTCGGTCGCCCGTGACCTGCGGCGCCGCTACGGGAAGGACTACCGCGTCATCCGCGCCGACTCCGGCGCGGACGCCCTCGACGCGCTGCGCGAGATCAAGCTGCGCGGCGACGCCGTCGCGGCGATCCTCGCCGACTACCGGATGCCGCAGATGGACGGGATCGCCTTCCTCGAGAAGGCGATGGACCTGTTCCCGCACGCCCGCCGCGCCCTGCTGACCGCCTACGCCGACACCGACGCCGCGATCCAGGCGATCAACGTCGTCGACGTCGACCACTACCTGCTCAAGCCGTGGGACCCGCCGGAGGAGAAGCTCTACCCGGTGATCGACGCGCTGGTCGAGACCTGGCGCGCGGTCGGCGACAAGCCGGTCGAAGAGGTCAAGCTCATCGGCCACCGCTACAACTCGCCGTCGTTCCACCTGCGCGACTTCCTCGCCCGCAACGCCGTCCCGTACCGCTGGTACTCCGTCGAGGACGACGAAGGCCGCCGGATCCTGCAGGCCGCGGAAGCCACCGAGACCGACATCCCGGTCGTCGTCACCCCCGACGGCACCGTGCTCAAGAACCCCACCGGCGGCGCGATCGCGGACGCGGTCGGGTTGTCGACCCGCCCGGCGCAGGAGTTCTACGACCTCGTCGTGATCGGCGGCGGACCCGCCGGGCTCGGCGCCGCGGTCTACGGCGCGTCCGAGGGCCTGCGCACAGTGCTCGTCGAGAAGAAGGCCACCGGCGGCCAGGCCGGCACCAGCTCGCGCATCGAGAACTACCTCGGCTTCCCCGACGGCGTCTCCGGTGCGCAGCTGACCGACCGGGCGCGGCGCCAGGCGCAGAAGTTCGGCGCGGAGGTGCTGACCGCGCGCGACGTCGTCGGCCTCGAAGCCCGCGGCTCGTCGCGGGTGATCACCTTCGGCGACGGCAGCGAGATCGCCGCGCATTCGGTGATCCTGGCCAGCGGCGTCACCTACCGCGCGCTGGAGGCCGACGGCATCGAGGAGCTGTCCGGCCGCGGCGTCTACTACGGCTCGGCCGCGACCGAGGCGCCCGAGTGCAAGGGCGAGCACGTCTACATCGTCGGCGGCGCTAACTCGGCCGGGCAGGCCGCGGTGTTCTTCTCCCGGCACGCCAGCGACGTCACGATCCTGGTGCGCGGCGCGTCGCTGGAGTCGTCGATGTCGCACTACCTGATCGAGCAGATCGCGGGCATCGAGAACATCCACGTCCGCACGCACACCACGGTCAAGCAGGTTCACGGCGACGGTCACCTGGAGCGGCTCACGCTGTGCGAAAACGGTGTCACCGAGACGGTCGAGACCGGGCACCTGTTCATCTTCATCGGCGCCGCCCCGCGCACCGACTGGCTCGGCGAGGGCATCCACCGCGACGAGCACGGCTTCGTCTGCACCGGCCCCGACCTGCTGTCCGCCGGGCAGCGGCCGGCCGGCTGGCCGCTCGACCGTGATCCGCACTACCTCGAGTCGTCGATCCCCGGCGTGTTCGTGGCCGGTGACGTGCGGTCCCAGTCGGTCAAGCGGGTGGCGTCCGCGGTCGGCGAGGGCGCGATGGCCGTGACGCTGGTACACCGGTACCTGGAGGAACAATGA
- a CDS encoding ornithine cyclodeaminase family protein: protein MLDAHAVRAAVPMTAAVDAVRAAFLDLAAGRFVVPQRLSFGGGTTLVMSACHTPTSTTVVKTLSLVAGRTPMILGTLVWNTAAGQVVADAIEVTTLRTGAASGVATDLLAPASATRLAPLGTGAQAADQVRAVAAVRPVNRLAVFGRDPSRAHAFADRLRAEFPGIVTRVAASAADAVSDAEIVCCATSSSTPLFDVDDLPERVHVNAIGSYLPSMRELPAELLSAAACVVVDQVEAVLEEAGEVIHAVDSGVVKRSSLVELGDALGAPPVVSGRTVFKSVGLAVQDWAIARLLGAAEAAADART from the coding sequence ATGCTCGATGCTCACGCCGTCCGGGCGGCCGTGCCGATGACCGCCGCCGTCGACGCGGTGCGGGCGGCCTTCCTCGACCTCGCCGCCGGCCGTTTCGTGGTACCGCAACGGTTGTCCTTCGGCGGCGGCACGACGCTGGTGATGAGCGCCTGCCACACGCCGACGTCGACGACGGTGGTGAAGACGCTCAGCCTGGTCGCCGGCCGCACGCCGATGATCCTCGGGACGCTGGTGTGGAACACCGCCGCGGGCCAGGTGGTCGCCGATGCGATCGAGGTGACGACGCTGCGCACGGGCGCGGCGTCCGGCGTCGCGACGGACCTGCTCGCGCCGGCTTCCGCCACCCGCTTGGCGCCCCTCGGCACCGGCGCGCAGGCCGCCGACCAAGTGCGGGCGGTGGCCGCGGTGCGCCCGGTGAACCGGCTGGCGGTGTTCGGCCGGGATCCGTCGCGTGCTCACGCCTTCGCGGACCGTTTGCGAGCCGAGTTCCCCGGGATCGTGACGCGGGTTGCCGCTTCGGCCGCTGATGCGGTCTCCGATGCGGAGATCGTTTGCTGTGCTACGTCGTCTTCGACTCCTCTGTTCGATGTGGATGATCTTCCGGAGCGGGTTCACGTCAATGCGATCGGGTCCTACCTGCCTTCCATGCGGGAGCTTCCGGCCGAGTTGCTCAGTGCTGCCGCGTGTGTGGTCGTGGATCAGGTCGAGGCCGTGCTCGAGGAGGCCGGCGAGGTGATTCACGCCGTGGACAGCGGAGTGGTGAAGCGGTCTTCGTTGGTTGAGCTCGGCGATGCGTTGGGCGCTCCGCCGGTGGTGAGCGGGCGGACGGTTTTCAAGTCCGTCGGTCTCGCGGTGCAGGACTGGGCCATCGCTCGGCTGCTCGGCGCTGCCGAAGCGGCGGCGGACGCGCGCACCTAG
- a CDS encoding HdeD family acid-resistance protein, translating into MTSFAAFSVIEPRKAWPIAAVRGAFAVLFGIFALVWPGVTVLALAILYGVYAIVDGVGGLMQAFRPGDAGHRAAYGILGALGIIAGILVLVWPGITVLLLALLVGLWAIVTGVAEIAAAIRLRKQIQGEAFLIAAGAISVIAGVLIVFNPIAGAFGIALLVGIYALIYGIMLLVLAFRLRKLGDTTPAA; encoded by the coding sequence ATGACCTCCTTCGCAGCGTTTTCCGTCATCGAGCCCCGCAAGGCGTGGCCGATCGCGGCCGTCCGCGGTGCGTTCGCCGTGCTCTTCGGAATCTTCGCCCTGGTCTGGCCGGGCGTCACGGTGCTCGCTCTGGCGATCCTGTACGGCGTGTACGCGATCGTCGACGGCGTCGGCGGCCTGATGCAGGCCTTCCGCCCGGGCGACGCCGGCCACCGCGCCGCCTACGGAATCCTCGGCGCGCTCGGCATCATCGCCGGAATCCTGGTCCTGGTCTGGCCCGGCATCACGGTTCTGCTCCTGGCCCTGCTGGTCGGCCTGTGGGCGATCGTCACCGGCGTCGCGGAGATCGCCGCCGCGATCCGGCTCCGCAAGCAGATCCAGGGCGAGGCGTTCCTCATCGCCGCCGGTGCGATTTCGGTGATCGCGGGCGTGCTCATCGTGTTCAACCCGATCGCCGGCGCGTTCGGCATCGCGCTGCTCGTCGGGATCTACGCCCTGATCTACGGGATCATGCTGCTGGTGCTGGCCTTCCGGTTGCGCAAACTGGGGGACACCACCCCCGCCGCGTGA
- a CDS encoding ATP-binding protein has protein sequence MSALPREELRGLFLFEHLSEDQLDWIAANAVLEEYESDSTVISEGAEATCFYVLLNGAIRMTRLVSGTEVETNRSDQRGAYFGATQFFVHQENEHTYNATVRALSDVTFLTLPSKEFSFEFRRWFPMATHLLEGMYLGWRNSDTVIGSRRRLLALGELSAGLTHELNNPAAAAVRATSALRERVAGMRHKLAFLAKKDIDPELLYQLIDVQERLVKQVAQAEKLSAMQQADREDEITGWFEDRGIDQGWDLADIYVRAGLTTADLDNVLEQVGDTFIDGAVRWLAYALETEMLMGEIEDSTTRISALVGKAKQYSQMDRAPHQWVDVHDGLDSTLVMLAGKIGDGVRVVKEYDRSLPKIPAYPAELNQVWTNVIDNALGAMQGEGTLTLRTWGQNDQVRVEIGDTGPGIPADIKQRIFEPFFTTKPVGEGTGLGLDISWKIVVERHQGDLRVESEPGNTRFEVCLPTVEQASL, from the coding sequence ATGAGCGCACTGCCGCGGGAAGAGCTTCGCGGGCTCTTCCTTTTCGAACACCTTTCCGAAGACCAGCTCGACTGGATCGCCGCCAACGCCGTGCTCGAGGAGTACGAAAGCGACTCGACCGTCATCAGCGAGGGCGCCGAAGCCACGTGCTTCTACGTCCTGCTCAACGGCGCGATCCGGATGACGCGGCTGGTCAGCGGCACGGAGGTGGAGACCAACCGGTCCGACCAGCGTGGGGCGTACTTCGGCGCGACCCAGTTCTTCGTGCACCAGGAGAACGAGCACACCTACAACGCCACGGTGCGCGCGCTGTCCGACGTCACGTTCCTCACCCTGCCGTCGAAGGAGTTCTCCTTCGAGTTCCGCCGGTGGTTCCCGATGGCGACGCACCTGCTGGAAGGCATGTACCTCGGCTGGCGCAACAGCGACACCGTGATCGGCTCGCGCCGCCGGCTGCTGGCGCTGGGCGAGCTGTCGGCCGGCCTGACGCACGAGCTGAACAACCCGGCCGCGGCCGCCGTCCGGGCGACGTCCGCCCTGCGCGAACGCGTCGCCGGGATGCGCCACAAGCTCGCCTTCCTCGCGAAGAAGGACATCGACCCGGAGCTGCTCTACCAGCTCATCGACGTCCAGGAACGCCTGGTCAAGCAGGTCGCGCAGGCCGAGAAGCTGTCCGCGATGCAGCAGGCCGACCGCGAGGACGAGATCACCGGCTGGTTCGAGGACCGCGGTATCGACCAGGGCTGGGACCTCGCCGACATCTACGTCCGCGCCGGCCTGACCACGGCCGACCTGGACAACGTCCTCGAGCAGGTCGGCGACACCTTCATCGACGGCGCCGTCCGGTGGCTGGCCTACGCGCTCGAGACCGAGATGCTGATGGGCGAGATCGAGGACTCCACCACGCGGATCTCCGCGCTGGTCGGCAAGGCCAAGCAGTACTCCCAGATGGACCGGGCGCCGCACCAGTGGGTCGACGTCCACGACGGCCTCGACTCCACGCTCGTCATGCTCGCGGGCAAGATCGGCGACGGCGTCCGCGTCGTCAAGGAGTACGACCGCAGCCTGCCGAAGATCCCGGCGTACCCGGCCGAGCTGAACCAGGTCTGGACGAACGTCATCGACAACGCCCTCGGCGCGATGCAGGGCGAGGGCACGCTGACGCTGCGCACCTGGGGTCAGAACGACCAGGTCCGCGTGGAGATCGGCGACACCGGCCCGGGCATCCCGGCGGACATCAAGCAGCGGATCTTCGAGCCGTTCTTCACGACGAAGCCGGTCGGCGAGGGCACCGGGCTCGGCCTGGACATCTCGTGGAAGATCGTCGTCGAGCGCCACCAGGGTGACCTGCGCGTCGAGTCGGAGCCCGGGAACACCCGGTTCGAGGTCTGCCTGCCGACGGTCGAGCAGGCCTCGCTCTGA
- a CDS encoding ribonuclease Z — protein MSTRELVVLGTASQVPTRHRNQNGYLLRWDGEGILFDPGEGTQRQMLRAGVAATDITRLCVTHFHGDHSLGLSGVIQRLSLDKVPHPVHAHFPASGAHYFARLRHATAFYETADLREHPITEDGPIATGKLALEAKRLSHPVEAFGYRLVEPDGRTMLPERLRERGITGPDVGRLQREGRLGTTSLEDVSTPRPGQRFAFVMDTRLCDAVYALAENADLLVIESTFLAEDTHLARDFGHLTAQQAARVAAESGVRQLVLTHFSQRYPDPARFLAEARAEFDGEIVVAEDLERVQVPKRRSSPADHRAP, from the coding sequence GTGTCGACCCGCGAACTGGTGGTGCTGGGCACCGCGTCCCAGGTGCCCACGCGCCACCGCAACCAGAACGGCTACCTCCTCCGCTGGGACGGCGAGGGCATCCTCTTCGACCCCGGCGAAGGCACCCAGCGCCAGATGCTGCGGGCCGGCGTCGCCGCCACGGACATCACACGCCTCTGCGTCACGCACTTCCACGGCGACCACAGCCTGGGGCTCTCCGGGGTGATCCAGCGGCTGTCGCTGGACAAGGTGCCGCACCCGGTCCACGCCCACTTCCCGGCGTCCGGCGCGCACTACTTCGCGCGGCTGAGGCACGCGACAGCGTTCTACGAGACCGCTGACCTGCGCGAACACCCGATCACCGAGGACGGCCCGATCGCGACCGGGAAGCTCGCCCTGGAGGCGAAGCGGCTGAGCCACCCCGTCGAGGCGTTCGGCTACCGCCTGGTCGAGCCGGACGGCCGGACCATGCTGCCCGAGCGGCTGCGCGAACGCGGCATCACCGGGCCGGACGTCGGGCGGCTGCAGCGCGAGGGCCGGCTCGGGACCACGAGCCTCGAAGACGTCAGCACGCCCCGGCCGGGACAGCGGTTCGCGTTCGTGATGGACACCCGCCTCTGCGACGCCGTCTACGCCCTCGCCGAGAACGCCGACCTGCTCGTGATCGAGTCGACGTTCCTCGCCGAGGACACCCACCTCGCCCGTGACTTCGGGCACCTGACCGCGCAGCAGGCCGCCCGCGTCGCCGCCGAATCCGGCGTCCGGCAGCTCGTGCTGACCCACTTTTCCCAGCGCTACCCCGATCCGGCGCGCTTCCTGGCGGAGGCGCGGGCCGAGTTCGACGGCGAGATCGTGGTGGCCGAGGACCTGGAGCGGGTCCAGGTCCCGAAACGCCGGTCCTCCCCAGCGGACCACCGGGCGCCGTAG
- a CDS encoding pentapeptide repeat-containing protein, with protein sequence MSDATQDPPVEEQRFVREDWYGEEITGRHYVRCEFREVDFSEAHTRNSVFTDCVFGNVRFNASRHTDSAFTGCAFKRCNFFDAEFTGCKLVGATFSECELRPLRVTGGDWSFTGLAGADLRSVAFHGVRMREADLTGANCADAVFADVDLSAATLHAVKLPRADLRGSDLSSLDPVNAQLDGAIVSPEQAAVLVTSLGLRVRA encoded by the coding sequence GTGTCCGATGCCACGCAAGATCCACCCGTCGAGGAGCAGCGGTTCGTCCGCGAGGACTGGTACGGGGAGGAGATCACCGGACGGCACTACGTGCGGTGCGAGTTCCGCGAGGTCGACTTCTCGGAGGCGCACACCCGGAACTCGGTCTTCACCGACTGCGTGTTCGGCAACGTCCGCTTCAACGCGTCCCGCCACACGGACTCGGCGTTCACCGGCTGCGCCTTCAAGCGGTGCAATTTCTTCGACGCCGAGTTCACCGGGTGCAAGCTCGTCGGCGCGACGTTCAGCGAGTGCGAGCTGCGGCCGCTGCGGGTCACCGGCGGCGACTGGTCGTTCACCGGGCTCGCGGGCGCCGACCTGCGGTCGGTCGCCTTCCACGGGGTCCGCATGCGCGAGGCCGACCTCACCGGGGCGAACTGCGCCGACGCTGTGTTCGCCGACGTCGACCTTTCGGCGGCGACGCTGCACGCCGTCAAGCTGCCCCGCGCCGACCTGCGCGGCAGCGACCTCTCGTCGCTCGACCCGGTGAACGCCCAACTGGACGGCGCGATCGTGTCACCCGAACAGGCTGCGGTGCTCGTCACGTCGCTCGGGCTGCGCGTCCGGGCGTAA
- a CDS encoding carboxylesterase/lipase family protein, with translation MASVPTVTTELGALVGLAGDGVRVWRGIPYARPPVGELRWKAPRPPALSGGVHVATEYGPHATQPPDPMNPSAVCDEDCLYLNVCTPDGPPPEGGWPVLFWLHGGGYRVGHGEQLGDGEEFARAGIVVVTINYRLGSLGFLHLAGIFGEAEADAGVCGLLDQIEALKWVHRNVSAFGGDPARITVYGVSAGAKSIGNLMGSPLGAGLFARAISSSGGADHVATPEAGTALARRLLDEVGCHDAEALRALPAKEFVEAQERILSGLQALWLWRPTLHPRVLPEVPIGPIRRGSAAGIPLLVGCNSNEGSTYALMLGDDVATAPASGVLSGILGDEGASHLLETYLRRVPDLKSAKIAAMGDERYGIPTQRLADAQSAHAPVYRYRIDIAAPGVPEQLDGGHGTETTMAWKTPLPLATQGSAVNPKRERAALLIHRSWVRFIRDGVADADGPEWPAYGPELRPVLVFREDTDLVLDPRPDERKAWGDTEWASGTWFPVT, from the coding sequence ATGGCTTCCGTCCCGACGGTCACGACCGAGCTCGGGGCGCTGGTGGGGCTGGCGGGCGACGGCGTCCGCGTCTGGCGCGGGATCCCGTATGCCCGTCCGCCGGTCGGCGAGCTGCGCTGGAAGGCGCCGCGGCCGCCCGCGCTCTCGGGCGGCGTGCACGTCGCGACGGAGTACGGGCCGCACGCGACGCAACCGCCGGACCCGATGAACCCGTCCGCCGTGTGCGACGAGGACTGTCTCTACCTCAACGTCTGCACGCCGGACGGGCCTCCTCCCGAGGGCGGCTGGCCCGTGCTGTTCTGGCTGCACGGCGGCGGCTACCGCGTCGGCCACGGCGAGCAGCTCGGCGACGGCGAGGAGTTCGCGCGCGCCGGGATCGTCGTCGTCACGATCAACTACCGGCTCGGCTCGCTCGGCTTCCTGCACCTCGCCGGGATCTTCGGGGAGGCCGAAGCGGACGCGGGGGTGTGCGGGCTCCTCGACCAGATCGAGGCCCTGAAGTGGGTGCACCGCAACGTCTCCGCGTTCGGCGGTGACCCGGCGCGGATCACCGTCTACGGCGTCTCGGCGGGCGCGAAGAGCATCGGGAACCTGATGGGCAGCCCGCTCGGCGCCGGGTTGTTCGCCCGGGCGATCAGCAGCAGTGGCGGCGCGGACCACGTCGCTACGCCGGAGGCCGGGACCGCACTGGCCCGGCGGCTCCTCGACGAGGTCGGCTGCCACGACGCCGAAGCGCTGCGCGCCTTGCCGGCCAAGGAGTTCGTCGAGGCGCAGGAACGGATCCTGAGCGGGCTCCAAGCGCTGTGGCTCTGGCGTCCGACGCTGCATCCCCGCGTGCTGCCCGAGGTCCCGATCGGGCCGATCCGGCGGGGGAGCGCGGCCGGGATCCCGCTGCTGGTCGGCTGCAACAGCAACGAAGGCAGCACGTACGCGCTGATGCTCGGCGACGACGTCGCGACCGCTCCGGCGAGCGGCGTCCTTTCGGGAATCCTCGGTGACGAAGGCGCTTCGCACCTTCTCGAGACCTACCTTCGCCGCGTCCCCGACCTGAAGTCGGCGAAGATCGCCGCGATGGGCGACGAACGCTACGGCATCCCGACGCAGCGGCTGGCCGACGCGCAGTCCGCGCACGCGCCCGTCTACCGCTACCGCATCGACATCGCCGCACCCGGCGTGCCCGAACAGCTCGACGGCGGCCACGGCACCGAGACGACGATGGCGTGGAAGACGCCGCTGCCGCTCGCCACGCAGGGCTCCGCGGTCAACCCGAAGCGCGAGCGCGCGGCGCTGCTGATCCACCGGAGCTGGGTGCGGTTCATCCGCGACGGCGTCGCGGACGCCGACGGACCCGAATGGCCCGCGTACGGCCCGGAACTGCGCCCGGTGCTGGTTTTCCGGGAAGACACGGATCTCGTGCTCGACCCACGCCCGGACGAGCGAAAAGCCTGGGGTGACACGGAATGGGCGTCCGGGACCTGGTTCCCGGTGACCTGA
- a CDS encoding LmeA family phospholipid-binding protein, giving the protein MSDGRWFDGWVPWPELAGLAAAGRSLLPNVPVTPGALVRTVTEQLVGRRLTAKVDGRDVGLTLTELDYPADSLRLATGRIGNVRIIAEDVDWPEPEGGSIPLRRVTVLAEDVRLRSLPTPAAKPARVELRIAVSADVLRDRVAAVRPGIVAAPAGSGLLQIHWAKKPQWGHLTLEARVEDDAVVLEPRNLHIGQRKLRPPKRFRPIVLPLPELPPGIRLTKVEPRHDELVLHTVAEEWPDRLSRIPLADLLSWLTTAAMTLTLPNLGTRS; this is encoded by the coding sequence ATGAGCGACGGCAGGTGGTTCGACGGCTGGGTGCCCTGGCCCGAACTGGCCGGGCTGGCCGCGGCCGGGCGTTCCCTGCTCCCGAACGTCCCGGTCACGCCCGGCGCGCTGGTGCGCACGGTCACCGAGCAGCTCGTCGGGCGCCGGCTGACCGCCAAGGTCGACGGCCGCGACGTCGGCCTGACCCTCACCGAACTCGACTACCCGGCCGACAGCCTCCGGCTGGCCACCGGCCGCATCGGCAACGTCCGGATCATCGCCGAGGACGTCGACTGGCCCGAGCCCGAAGGCGGCAGCATTCCGCTGCGCCGGGTCACCGTGCTCGCCGAGGACGTCCGCCTCCGCTCGCTGCCCACGCCGGCCGCCAAGCCGGCCCGTGTCGAACTGCGCATCGCCGTGTCCGCGGACGTGCTGCGGGACCGGGTGGCGGCGGTCCGCCCCGGGATCGTCGCGGCCCCGGCCGGAAGCGGGCTGCTCCAGATCCACTGGGCCAAGAAACCGCAGTGGGGCCACCTGACCCTGGAGGCCCGGGTGGAGGACGACGCCGTGGTGCTCGAGCCGCGGAACCTCCACATCGGACAGCGGAAACTCCGGCCACCGAAGCGCTTCCGGCCCATCGTGCTGCCGCTGCCGGAACTCCCGCCGGGGATAAGGCTGACGAAGGTCGAGCCGCGGCACGACGAACTCGTGCTGCACACAGTGGCGGAGGAATGGCCGGACCGGCTTTCCCGCATTCCTCTCGCCGACCTGCTGAGCTGGCTGACGACCGCCGCGATGACGCTGACCCTGCCGAACCTCGGTACCCGTTCATGA
- a CDS encoding RICIN domain-containing protein — MKTRRRVMVLLSAASALVAGMLTTSQAQAAVTPDGWYTVVAANSGKCVDARAAGTANGTVVQQYSCNQTASQEWQFQSTGDGYFRVNARGNPAAAWDVTGVSTADGGLVQLWTYSNGANQQWQAVDEGNGRYHFVSRNSGKCLDVPSASTADSVQLQQYACNGTAAQSFTLNPVNTTQPGQPDLGPNVVIFDPSMPSSTIQSRLNSIFGQQERNQFGSQRYAVMFKPGTYSNDVNVGFYTQVLGLGLSPDAVTINGAVHVEADWFPPQNATQNFWRGAENLSVNPTGGADRWAVSQAAPYRRMHVRGDLQLDDGGWASGGWISDSKIDGQVRSGSQQQWISRNSQFGSWNGSNWNMVFAGVQGAPANTFPSPPYTTVGQTPVTREKPFLYVDNAGNYQVFVPSVKTNASGTSWANGTAPGSSIPIDQFYIAKPGATAADMNAALAAGKNLLVTPGVYHLSQALHVTRPDTVVLGLGIATLVPDGGVTAMNVDDVDGVKVAGLLIDAGTTNSNTLMQVGQAGSTADHAADPTSLHDVFFRIGGPAVGKATNSLVVNSNNVIGDHMWIWRADHADNGDNVGWTTNTADTGLTVNGNNVTTYGLFVEHYQKTQVVWNGNGGRTYFFQNEMPYDVPNQAGWMNGSTKGYSAYKVGPNVTSHEAWGLGSYCYFSTNPSVASAHAFEAPNTPGVKFHDMVTVSLNYQGTITHVINTTGDTTPAGTKPVNLVSYP; from the coding sequence ATGAAGACGAGACGGCGGGTGATGGTGCTGCTCTCCGCGGCATCCGCCCTGGTCGCGGGCATGCTGACCACGAGCCAGGCGCAAGCCGCGGTCACTCCGGACGGCTGGTACACCGTGGTCGCCGCCAACAGCGGGAAGTGCGTCGATGCGCGGGCCGCCGGGACCGCCAACGGCACCGTCGTGCAGCAGTACTCCTGCAACCAGACCGCGTCACAGGAGTGGCAGTTCCAGTCCACCGGCGACGGCTACTTCCGGGTCAACGCCCGTGGCAACCCCGCCGCGGCCTGGGACGTCACCGGTGTCTCCACCGCCGACGGCGGCCTCGTGCAGCTCTGGACCTACTCGAACGGCGCCAACCAGCAGTGGCAGGCGGTCGACGAGGGCAACGGCCGCTACCACTTCGTCAGCCGCAACAGCGGGAAGTGCCTCGACGTCCCGAGCGCCTCGACCGCCGACTCCGTCCAGCTCCAGCAGTACGCCTGCAACGGGACCGCCGCCCAATCCTTCACCCTGAACCCCGTGAACACGACGCAGCCCGGCCAGCCGGACCTCGGCCCGAACGTGGTGATCTTCGACCCCTCGATGCCGAGTTCGACGATCCAGAGCCGCCTCAACAGCATCTTCGGCCAGCAGGAACGCAACCAGTTCGGCAGCCAGCGCTACGCCGTGATGTTCAAGCCGGGCACGTACTCCAACGACGTCAACGTCGGCTTCTACACGCAGGTCCTCGGCCTCGGCCTGAGTCCCGACGCCGTGACGATCAACGGCGCCGTGCACGTCGAGGCCGACTGGTTCCCGCCGCAGAACGCGACGCAGAACTTCTGGCGCGGCGCCGAGAACCTGTCCGTCAACCCGACCGGCGGCGCCGACCGCTGGGCCGTCAGCCAGGCCGCGCCGTACCGCCGCATGCACGTCCGCGGTGACCTCCAGCTCGACGACGGCGGCTGGGCCAGCGGCGGCTGGATCTCCGACTCGAAGATCGACGGCCAGGTCCGCTCCGGCTCGCAGCAGCAGTGGATCTCCCGCAACTCGCAGTTCGGCAGCTGGAACGGCTCGAACTGGAACATGGTCTTCGCGGGCGTCCAGGGCGCCCCGGCGAACACGTTCCCGTCGCCGCCGTACACCACGGTCGGCCAGACGCCGGTCACGCGCGAGAAGCCGTTCCTCTACGTCGACAACGCCGGCAACTACCAGGTGTTCGTCCCGAGCGTGAAGACCAACGCGTCCGGCACGAGCTGGGCGAACGGCACCGCCCCCGGCAGCTCGATCCCGATCGACCAGTTCTACATCGCCAAGCCGGGCGCCACCGCCGCGGACATGAACGCCGCGCTCGCCGCGGGCAAGAACCTGCTGGTCACGCCGGGTGTCTACCACCTCAGCCAGGCGCTGCACGTCACCCGGCCGGACACCGTCGTGCTCGGCCTCGGCATCGCCACGCTGGTGCCGGACGGCGGCGTCACCGCGATGAACGTCGACGACGTCGACGGCGTCAAGGTCGCCGGCCTGCTGATCGACGCCGGCACGACCAACTCGAACACCCTCATGCAGGTCGGCCAGGCCGGCTCGACCGCCGACCACGCGGCGGACCCGACGTCGCTGCACGACGTGTTCTTCCGGATCGGCGGCCCGGCCGTCGGCAAGGCGACGAACAGCCTGGTGGTGAACAGCAACAACGTGATCGGCGACCACATGTGGATCTGGCGCGCCGACCACGCCGACAACGGCGACAACGTCGGCTGGACCACCAACACCGCCGACACCGGGCTGACGGTCAACGGCAACAACGTGACGACGTACGGCCTGTTCGTCGAGCACTACCAGAAGACGCAGGTCGTCTGGAACGGCAACGGCGGCCGGACGTACTTCTTCCAGAACGAGATGCCCTACGACGTGCCGAACCAGGCCGGCTGGATGAACGGGTCGACCAAGGGCTACTCCGCCTACAAGGTGGGCCCGAACGTCACGAGCCACGAGGCGTGGGGGCTGGGCAGCTACTGCTACTTCAGCACCAACCCCTCGGTCGCCAGCGCCCACGCCTTCGAGGCGCCGAACACCCCGGGCGTGAAGTTCCACGACATGGTGACCGTGTCGCTCAACTACCAGGGCACGATCACGCACGTCATCAACACCACGGGTGACACGACCCCGGCCGGCACCAAGCCGGTCAACCTGGTCAGCTACCCCTGA